A single region of the Jaculus jaculus isolate mJacJac1 chromosome 15, mJacJac1.mat.Y.cur, whole genome shotgun sequence genome encodes:
- the LOC123455095 gene encoding 28 kDa heat- and acid-stable phosphoprotein-like, with product MPKGRKGGHKGWARQYTSPEEIDAQLQAEEQKAREEEEQEEGGDGAAGDPKKEKKSLDSDESEDEDDDYQQKRKGVEGLIDIENPNRVAQTTKKVTQLDLDGPKELSRREREEIEKQKAKERYMKMHLAGKTEQAKADLARLAIIRKQREEAARKKEEERKAKDDATLSGKRMQSLSLNK from the coding sequence ATGCctaaagggagaaagggaggccACAAAGGCTGGGCAAGACAGTATACGAGCCCCGAGGAGATCGACGCCCAGCTGCAGGCTGAAGAGCAGAAGGCCAGGGAAGAAGAGGAACAAGAAGAAGGTGGAGATGGGGCTGCAGGAGATcccaaaaaggagaagaaatcgCTAGACTCAGATGAAAGTGAGGATGAAGATGATGACTACCAGCAAAAGCGAAAAGGCGTGGAAGGGCTCATTGACATTGAGAACCCCAACCGGGTGGCACAGACAACCAAGAAAGTCACACAACTGGACCTGGACGGGCCAAAGGAGCTTTCAAGGAGAGAACGAGAAGAAATTGAGAAGCAGAAAGCAAAAGAGCGCTACATGAAAATGCATTTAGCTGGGAAGACAGAGcaggccaaggctgaccttgccCGGCTGGCAATCATCCGGAAACAGCGGGAGGAAGctgcaagaaagaaggaagaggagaggaaagcaaAAGATGATGCAACTTTGTCGGGAAAAAGAATGCAGTCACTCTCCCTGAATAAGTAA